A window of bacterium genomic DNA:
CGGCCAGATTGGGATGTGCCACAAGACCCTTGAAGACCCTCTGGAATGCCTCAAAACTCTCCCCTCTTCCCCCCATGCCGCAACCTTCTGCGTGCACCAGGGCAACTACACCGTCCACACCAGGGTGATACTCTGTCTTGAATCTTTCGGCTATGGCTCTGGCCACAGTGGCCGAACAGTTCACACTGGACAATATGGCTATGTAGTTGCGGGTTCCCACCTTTCCACTCTTTCTCAGGATCCCCTGAAATGTTACCCTTTTTTGGGGTGAGACAAACTCATGCTCTTTGAGGCAGGACCCGGGGGCGTAATCCTTGTGGTAATCGCCTACAACCAGGTTGTGGGTGTGCACATGAGCCCCCGGGGGGATCAGCCGGGAAGCCAGGCCTATTATCTGGTCATACTTTATTACAGGATCCCCCTTGGCAATCAGGGATACGGCCAGTTTGTGGCCAGCCTCCACTTTTTCCATGCATGTTATTTTCTCTTCTGGAACAAGATCTCCTGGGGCCAGGTTCCTCCTGGCTACCACCACATTGTCCCTGGGGTGCAATCTGATCACCGATGGCAGCTCGCCCATTTTCCCAAATCCTCTCCATGGCTGTTTGAATGATATGACTTAAGCGAGGGCCTTTTCGCTTCGGATGTGGAAAAGGTGTAGTCTCTCCAAAGAGGGCATGAGCACGAGAGCCTCTCCAGGCCTTACCTGCACATTTCGTCCCACACCGGCAATCAAAGATACCCCTTCGGCATCCACGTCCACATAGGTCTCGTTCCCTATGGGCTCCACCACTTCCACCACCGAGCGAATTGTTCTGCCGGCCACGTGCTCCTGCACAGGCCTCAGATCCTCAGGCCGGATCCCGACTATGATCTCATCCTCCCTGTAACCATCCAGGGCTGCAAGCTTGTTCTGAGGCAGATCTATACGAACAGAACCCTTGCACAAACATACCGAGTCCCCCTGCCTTTTCACTGCAGCCTGAAAAAAATTCATGGAAGGGCTGCCCAGGAAACCGGCCACAAAGGTATTGGCCGGAAAGTTATAAAGCTCCAGGGGAGTCCCAACCTGCTGGATGAGCCCGTCCTTCATCACCACTATCCGGTCCCCCATGGTCATGGCTTCTACCTGATCGTGAGTCACGTACACGGCCGTGGTGGAAAGCCGGCTGTGCAGCTTCTTGAGTTCAAGTCTGGTCTGAACCCTCAACTTGGCATCCAGGTTGGACAGGGGCTCATCAAAGAGAAAGACCTGGGGCTTTCTCACTATGGCCCTTCCCAGGGCCACCCTTTGCCTTTGCCCTCCTGAGAGCTGTTTGGGCTTTCTATGGAGCAATTCTCCTATTCCAAGTATTTCCGCTGCCTCCTGGACTCTCCTGCGGATCTCCTCCTTGGGGGTTTTTCTCATCTCCAGACCGAAGGCCATGTTCTCATAAACGCTCATGTGCGGATAAAGGGCGTAGTTCTGAAAGACCATGGCGATGTTGCGATCCCTGGCGGGAACTCGGTTCACCAACCTCTCGCCTATGAATATCCTGCCGCTGGTTATTTCCTCCAGCCCGGCAATCATCCTCAGGGTTGTGGTCTTCCCGCAGCCACTTGGGCCCACCAAGACAACAAACTCCTTGTCCTGGATGAAAAGGTCGAAATCTTTCACGGCCACCACATCCTCAAATTTCTTGCAAACACTCTCGAGCCTGACCTCGGCCATTTTTAAGTCACTCCTTGAGGGCACCGGTCATTCCGGCCACATAATGCTCCACAAAAAAAGAATACACCAGAGCCACAGGTACAGAGGCGCAAAGAGCACCTGCCATGAGCGGCCCCCAATGATAAACATCACCGCGAACCAGCTCTGTCACCAGTCCTATGGGCACGGTCTTGCTAGAGGTCTCAGATATGAAAGCCAGGGCATATATGTATTCATTCCATGACAGAGTAAAGCAAAAGATTGCGGCCGAAAGGATGCCGGGCAGACACAGGGGAAGGATGATGGTCCTGAATATACGCACCCGGCTGGCACCGTCTATCATGGCGCACTCTTCCATCTCCTTGGGAATGGACTTGAAATAGCCCATCAAGAGCCATGTGCAGAAAGGAATCAGAAAGGTGGGATAGGTCAGAACCAGAGACCAAAGGGAATCCCACAGCTTCAGTTGGAAGATCACGTGGGCTAGGGGGATGAAGAGAATGGTCTGAGGTATGAGATAGCTCAAGAATATGCCCACACCCGTTGGCTGGGATGTTCTGAAACGTAGTCTTTGGATGGCATAAGCGGCAAGAAGGCTGGCCCCTAGGGCTATCAGGGTGGACAGTATGGCCACAAAGAAGGTGTTGGCCATCCACTTGAGAAAGATGGTCTTGGTGAAGAGGTGGACTATGTTGTCCAGAGTAGGACTGTGGATGTAAAAGGGATTCAGCTCCAAGTTGTACATTTCCTTGTCAGACTTGAAGACAGTGTTGACCATCCAGTAGAAGGGGAAGAGCAGGAAGAAGAGGTAGAGCGCCAGAGGAATGTAGAACTTCAGCGCCTTGGATCTGGCCCTCTCCCCAACCATGCTTCTCAATCCTCCCTTCTGAGGTACTTGAAGCTAATGAGCACGCACACCACCAGTATGGGCAGCATAAAATTGGAAATGGCTGCCCCCTCTCCGAAATGTCCCCCTGCCATGGCCCTCTGAAAGGAGAGTGTCCCGAAAACGTGAGTGGCCCCGGCTGGCCCTCCCTTGGTGATGATCCAGATCAACTGAAAGTCTGCAAAGGTCCATATGGTGGAAAAAGCTGTGACCACAGCCAGCAAAGGTGTTATGAGGGGAAGAGTGATCTTGCGGAACTTGGCCCAGGAACTGGCCCCATCCAGATCCGCGGCCTCGTACAGCTCCGGGCTTATGGTTTGAAGCCCTGCCAAAAGCCCTATGGTGAAAAATGGTATGCCCCTCCAAACATTGGCTGCGATCAAGGAGAACCTGGCATTCCAGGGATCACCCAGGAAGTTGATCATGTTCTCTATGAGCCCGAGCCTCATGAGCACCCAAGAAATACCGCTAAAGGTGGAATCATAGAGCCACCAGAAACAAATGGCGCTCAAGGCTGTGGGCACTATCCAAGGCAACAGAACTATGGCTCTAACCAGGCCCTTGGCCTTGAAATCCCTGTTCAAAACCACTGCCAGTCCTATGCCCAGGATGGCCTTTAGAAGCACTGCCACCACGGTGTAAAGAAAGGTGTTGAAAACCGTGAGCCAAAAGGCCGGGTCATCTAGCAACTCTTGGTAGTTCTCCAGCCCCACAAAGGAGCCTTCCCGGCCCACGACCGTATCCGTGAAACCCAACCAAAGCCCCAGGATAAAAGGATACGCCAGAAAGATCAGAAGGATGAGCTCTGCCGGGGCCACGAACAAAAAACCCAGAACATTAGGATTCTCTAGAGCCCTGGAAAGCTTCCCTCTGATGCCTGAGTGGATCACAGAGGCTTCTGAAGCCGCAACTTCCACCAAACCCTCCTCTGGCCAGATTACCTGCCCGGATCCTTGAGGCTTGGCCGCTACCCCAAACCAGTACCAGGATTCAGCCTGCTCCCCCAAGGCTTAACAAGAATCTCTTTGAAATCAAATAGAGTCATCCCAAGATGCAGCAAACTTAACCCGCGTTATTCACGGATCCCGAGCAAACCAGGCCAGGCTCGCAGAAAACCAGAGCCCGGGTTGCCCCGGACTCCGGCAAAAACTCCTGGCCCCTGTCTTCAACCCTTCTTCTTGGTCTTCACCTTGTAAGCCTTGACTATTGCCTTTTCGGCTATGTCTATGGCTTTGTCAGCAGACATGCCTCTGGCGCAGTAATTGGCGAACAGGTCCACAACCACGTATTCGGCCATGACCGCTGCCGAGGCCGGCCCGATGGGACCTTCGTAACCATTCCAAAGCATGTTTTTCATGCAATCTCTGTAAACCGTGTGTTTTGGGTCTTCTGTCCATACCGGCAAATCTCTGTAGGCCTTAAGAGAAGGCGTCACATAGCCTCTCATGGCGTTTATCCATGGCCCGCACTGCTCGGCCTCCAGCATGAACATGAGGTAATGCTTGGCTGCATTGGGAAAACGGGTGTGTTTGAATATAAAGGCCGGATCCATGAGGTGCAGTTCCGTGGGCTTCCCCACAGGCCCCTGTGGTGGATGCTGGTGATAGGTGTCCTCGGCAACCTTTGGGAGCTTCTCCTTGGCAGCATAATAAATGCTAATACCGTTGTTGGTGACCGAAATCTCCTCTGCCAGGAAGGCCTTGTTGTTGTGAGGATCCAGCCAGGAGGCGCAACCTGGGATCATGGCATTGTCATAAAGATCCTTCATGGCATCCAATGCCATGCGGGTCTCTTTGCTGTTGATGGCAGGAGAGCCATCCTTGTTCACGGTCTTGCCACCAAAGGCCCAGAGAAAGCCGTGGGCCCAGTTGTTCCCATCCCCCACGGCGTGGCCCAGGGCGAATCCTACGGGATGCCCCTTGGCCTTGAGTTTCTTACAGCAATCAATGAACTTCTCCATCTGCACCGGCATCACATCGTAGCCCACTTCATTGACCCAGCTCTTTCTATAGCAGATGGCCTGCCCTGGTCCACCCATGGGGATGTCTATCCACTTTCCTGTCTTGGGATTTACACCATACTTGACACAAACATCCTCCCACCCACCGTATTTTTTGCCCAGATAATCTGCCACATCCGTCACATCCAGGAGCTTATCGGGATACAGGAAGGGATCGTCATGCCAGCCCAGCACTATATCATGACCAGCACCCACCGAGGCTTCCATGGCCGCCTTAGGCCTCACATCCTCCCAGGAAAGGTACTCTGTGGTGACCTTGCAGCCCGTAAGCTGTTCCCATTTGGCGGTGTTTTTCTCCCACATCTCCTTGTCAGAGCCCACAAAGGGGCTCCATCTGAGCACCTTGAGCTCAGCCCCTTTTTCCACAGAGAGTTTGGGTGGGGAAACCTGAGCCATCACCTTTCCCGCAAGGGGGCCCAAAGCTCCGCCCAGAACCGCCGCACCGGCGACTCCAGCTCCTGTTGCCTTTATAAAGTCCCTTCTGGAGAGCTTTGCGTCATCTCTTTCCATGTTCTCGCCTCCTGGGTTTACGCGCCTCTCAAGGGGCGCCTGTTGCCTGGGAAATTCATTGCATTCCCTTGAGCCCTACCCTTCCTTTCCAAGATCTAGAGAACCTGGATCGCAGGGGTTCCCTCCCCCCCGGCCGTGGTGCAAGGATCACCTCCTTTCCAGCCAGACTCTGATGGTGAGTAAAAACAACATGCCTTAGTCCCCAGGCCCCTTGGCCGGGGAAAAATAGCCGGATCCGCAAACAACAGGAGCTGGAGGATCAGCGCTAAAGCCAACTTTTAGCTGGAACGCATCGAACATAAGTGAAAGCCCCTTGCTGTGTCAAGGGTATATGAAAGGTTTTTTTCTTGATTTGGGTTGTTAATTGCACTCATGCTGGTATACCATCCCCTCGTCCGGAGATTGCCTTGATCCTGGGCCATGGCAGCTTCACCTCAGGTTGAGGCTGCCAAGGCATTTTCACCAAAGCGAAAGGAGAACGGCCATGACTTGGAGAAGTCGCTCTATTCTTTCAAGGCCGGAGTGGTCCATGCACAGGGCCCTTTACAAGAGCATGGGGTACACAGACTACGATCTGGACAGGCCCCTCATAGGGGTGGCCAATTCCTGGAATCGGGTGGTTCCTGGCCATTACAACCTGAGGCTGGTCTCAGAATACGTGCAACAGGGGATACGCCAGGCAGGGGGCACACCCGTAGAATTCGGTGTCATAGGGGCCTGTGATGGCATAGCCCAGGGTCACCTGGGCATGCACTACATCTTGCCCACCAGGGACCTCATAGCCAATGACATAGAGATGATGGTACAGGCCCACAGGCTGGACGCTGTTGTCTTGTTGGGTTCTTGTGACAAGATAGTGCCTGGCATGCTCATGGCAGCAGCCAGGCTGGACCTTCCGGCCATATTGGTGGTGGGGGGCCCCATGGAAGGGGGATGCATGTTTGACAACAGAGCCTCTGATACCACATCTCTTACCGAAGGTCTGGGTATGCTCAAGGCCGGCAAGATAAGCCTTGAGACGTACCTGGAGCTGGAAGACTGTGCAGCCCCCACATGCGGCTCCTGTTCTTTCTTTGGAACAGCCAACAGCATGTGCTGTGTGGCCGAGGCCATGGGCATGTGCCTTCCCGGAAGCTCAACCATTCCGGCCACTAGGGCCCAGAGACTCAGAAGTGCTCAGGAGGCCGGAAGGCAGATCATGGAGCTTCTCCAACAGGGAATAACAGCCAGAAAGATCATAAACAGAAAAGGCATAGAGAATGCGGTAAGGCTCAGCTCCGCGGTGGGAGGGTCCACCAATGTGGCCCTTCATATTCCTGCCATTGCATATGAGGCGGAGCTGGATTTTGATATGGACACCTTTGATGAGCTTTGCCGCAGCACACCCCACCTGGCCCGAATCAACCCGGCTGCCCCTGCCAACACCCCTGACTTCCACGCTGCGGGGGGAGTCCCGGCGGTGATGAAGGAGATTTTGGGGCTGCTCAATGCAGATGCTCTAACGGTCACCGGAAAGAGCGTGGCCGAAAATGTGGCCAATGCCAGAATCCTGGACCCTCAGGTGATCAGACCCATTTCAGAGCCCTGGAGCAGCGAGGGAGGACTGGCGGTGCTGAGGGGGAATCTGGCTCCCCGCACGGCCATCACAAAACCGGCTGCCATTGCGCCACAGATGCATCGCTTCACAGGTACAGCGAGGTGCTTTGACTCAGAAGAAGAGGCCAATGCTGCCATACTTGAGGGGAAGGTACAGGAGGGCGTGGTGGTGGTCATAAGGTACGAGGGCCCCAAGGGCGGGCCCGGCATGAGAGAGATGTACACGGCCATGAAGCTGCTCTACGGCCGAGGGCTGGCCCTCAAGACAGCCTTGGTGACAGACGGCAGATTCTCAGGGACCAACAACGGCTGTTTTGTGGGGCATATTTCCCCAGAGGCTGCAGAAGGCGGTCCTTTGGCTCTGGTCAGGGATGGAGACTTGATAACCATCGACATTGCGGCACGAAGCCTGCATCTGCATGTAGAGGATGAAGAATTAGAAAAAAGGCGTTCCCAGTGGAAAAGGCCCAGAGCAAAGTTCACAAGCGGGTACCTGGCCCTTTATTCCAGGCTGGCGGAGTCAGCGGACAGGGGAGCCATCATAAGACATCGCTTCCAGGATGAATCCTAAGAAAAGGAGGCTTGGAGATGTTTCGACCCCAGGGCGTGTACGTGGCCATGATGACCCCTTTTGCAAAGGACGGTCATGTGCAAGAGGATACTCTCAGAAGTCTGGTGGATTTTTTGATCAGCAAGAAGGTTCACGGCCTCTTTCCAGTGAGTTCTGTGGGAGAAAGTGTGCACCTCACCCTGGAGGAGCGCCTGAGGGTCATGAAAATAGTGGTACAAGAAGCTGCCGGGAGAGTCCCTGTTACCCCGGGGGTGGGCACCTCCCGTCCTGCTCATTCCATAGAACTGGCAAGACAGGCTGCAGCTATGGGATGCACGGCGGTGGTGGTCGCCCCTCCATATTTTTATCGCATATCAGAGGGCATGCTGGAGAGCTATTTCCTAGAAATCGCTCAAAACAGCCCTGTTCCTGTGATCCTGTACAACATCCCGCTCTTCACCCAACCCATAAGCCCTCAGATAGTTGGCCGTCTATCCCTGTTGGAAAATGTGGTGGGCCTCAAGGAAAGCAGCGGGAGCATGGTGGATCTGGTTCACTTCATGGACGAGGTCAGGCAGCAAGGAGGGGAGATCTCATTTCTTTCAGGCCGTGAGGATATATTCTTCCCTTCCCTGGCCGTGGGAGCCAGCGGCTGTATGACCGCCACTGCATGTGTGCTTCCAGAGGCCATGGTGGCCATTTACCAGGCGTGGGACAAAGGTGACTGGGCCCTGGCAAGAAGCCTTCAAATGCAGCTGGTCTCATTTATCAGGGCCTGCTTCTCGGTGCCCTTTCCCAGTGGCTTCAAACTGGCCATGGAGTGTAGGGGGTTTCCCATGGGGCCACCCCTACAACCCCTCTCCAGCCAGGAGGCTGCCCAGCTGGAAGTTGCCAGGGCCCGCATTGGCCAACTCATAGAGGCCGTCTTGCAGAAGCTCAAGGGCCCTGACTCCTGAGGGAGAAGCGCTCTGCATATGGAATCAGCCATTTCTGGCAAGGAATGGAGAGTCAGGCAGAACCTGGCATCAAGACTGAGCAGCCCTGAAAGCCTCCATGTAAGCAAAAAGTGCTGGGGAGCCCCCTGTGTGCACGAAAAGCACGTTTTCCTTCTTGGAGAAAAAACCTTTCCGCACCAGATCCACAAGCCCAGCCATGGCCTTGCCCGTGTACACAGGATCCAGCAGTATTCCCTCGGTGCGAGCCACCAGCTCAACGGCCTCCACCATCTCTTTTGTGGGAATGGAGTAACCTGCACCCACATACTCCCCGAAACAGAGCACCTCTTGCCTGGGGATCTCTCCACGACATCCAGCCAGCAGAGCCGTCTCCTTGGCCAACTCCCAGACGATCTCCTCCTGCACCTGCTTGGGCCTGCTCACGTTTATGCCCACCACCGGGATCCCGCTTTGGTTGCCCCAAAACCCCACCAGGAGCCCTGCCTGGGTACCGGCGCTGCCGCTGGCGCAGACCACCCTGTCTATCTTGAGCCCTTCCTGAAAGGCCTGAGCCAGGATTTCCTCGGCGCATGCCACATAGCCCAGGGCACCCAGCCCATTGGAAGCACCCCCTGGAATGATGTAGGGTTTCAGCCCCTTGCCCCGAAGTTCCATGCAAGTGGACTCCATCTCGGCCTTCATGTCAGAGCCCCCTGGCACGACCCGGATGGAGTCCGCCCCCAGGAGTTGGTACAGGAAGTGGTTGCCGCTTCCCTGAGGCTTGAAGCTGCCAGGGACCCTCTCCTCCAAGACCAGGTGGCATTGAAGCCCTTCTTTTCTGGCCGCAGCCAGGGTCAGCCTGCAGTGGTTGGACTGCACCGCACCGCAGGTGACCAGGGTGTCGGCGCCTTTTTCCAGGGCATCTGCCACCACGAACTCCAGCTTGCGAACCTTGTTGCCCCCTGCAGCCAATAGCCCCAGCATATCATCTCTCTTGAAGTATATGGTGCTGCCCCCCAGGGCCTCTGTGAGCCTCTCCAGCCTTTGGATGGGCGTCCAGCCCAGCGTGTACCTCCTTCTTGGAAACCTAGCCAGATTCATCCCTTCCTCCTATGCCAAACATCTCCTATGTTGAACCCGCCTTTAAATGGAAGCTCTTTTCACAAAGGCTCCAGGCCGGCCTCACGTATGGCGGCCCTGGCCAGTGCCACCAGTGGATCCACCAATGGAACCGGCAGCTCCCCTGGCTCCAAAACCAGCGGGAGTTCCGTGCAACCAGCCACTATGAGCTGGGCCCCTCGCCTGGCCAATTCCAAGGCCGCCTCCCTGGCCAAGACCTTGCCTTCCTTTCTTTTTTCTAAGGCCTGAGATTCCTTGACCGAATATATTGCATACATGATCTGCTCCTGGCTGCGGTCATCCGGCACCAGAGTCCTGAGCCCCGCCTGTTCCAGCCTGGCTTGGAACAGGCCTCCTCGAATGGTGCCCGTTGTTGCCATGAGCCCCACAATGCAAGCCCCGGCAAAGGAACTTTTTATCTCTGCCACCGTGGCATCCAAGATGGACACAATGGGAAGAGGACTGCGGGAAACCAGTTCTCCCAGAAAGAAGTGGGCCGACACGCAAGGAATCACTATGAAGTCAGCTCCGGCTCTCTTGAGGGCCTCGGCACTCTTTAGAAGGAGGGGCACCGGGGATTCCCCTCCATGCACAATGGCGCTGGTGCGATCCGGCACCTTGGGGTTGGAATCGATGATGACCCTCAGATGCTCCTGGTCTGTTTTGGCAGGGGTGAGTCTGATGAGCTTTGCATAGAAATCCAGCGTGGCCTCTGGCCCCATGCCTCCCAGAACACCTATGGTCTTTTCTGCCATGGATGTGGATCTTCTCCTCTTCTTGCCTGTGCGGCTACTCGCTACTATTTCAATATCTGGCTCAAGAATTCCTTGGTTCTCTGATGCTTGGGGTTCCTGAAGAATTCCTCTCCTGTACCCCTTTCCACTATCCTACCTGCATCCATGAAGATGATCTCGTCGGCCACCTCCCTGGCAAAGCCCATTTCGTGGGTGACCACCAGCATGGTCATTCCCTCCTTGGCCAGATCCATCATGACCTCCAGGACCTCCTGGATCATCTCTGGGTCCAAGGCAGAGGTGGGCTCGTCGAACATCATGTACTCTGGCTCCATGGCCAGGGCCCTGGCTATGGCCACCCTCTGTTGCTGTCCTCCCGAGAGATTGGCCGGGTACTCATGGGCCTTCTCTGGTATACCAACCCTTCTCAACAACTCCATGGCCTTTTCCTCGGCCTGTTTCCTGGGAATGTGCTTTACTTTCATGGGAGCCAAGGTGATGTTCTTGAGAACGTTCATGTGAGGATACAGCTCGAAACGCTGAAAAACCATCCCGATTTTCTGCCTCAGTTTATACAGGTTGGTTTTGGGATCCCCCACAGAGATCCCGTCCACTATGACTTCCCCCTGTTGGAAGGGCTCCAGTCCGTTTATGCAACGCAGAAGGGTGCTTTTGCCTGAGCCGCTGGGACCGCAAATCACCACTGTCTGGCCCCGCTGGATGGTCTCGTTTATATCCGTCAAGACCTGCAGTTTTCCATAACGCTTGCTTAAGTTCTTAATTTCTATCATAGGAGGTTTGCCCTTCTTCCCTTCTCTTCGTAATAACGACTTATCCTGGATCCCACAAAACAGACAGCGAAGAACATCACTGCCACAAAACTGTAAAGCTCTATGGATCGAACCTCCATACTGTCCACTATGGTGGTGCGCCTTACCATCTCCTGCAACCCTATCACATATGCCAGGCTTGTGTCCTGAAAGGTTATTATGCTTTGGGTTATCATGCTGGGGAGCATCCTCCTGAAGGCTATGGGCACCAGGATGTATCTTGCGGTCTGCCAATAGGTAAGGCCCGTGGAATAGGCCGCACTGACCAGATCCCGGCTTATGGACTGGAATCCGGCCCTGAAGATCTCCCCGAAATATGTGGCCTCGAACACAATGAAGGAAACCGCTGCCGAGACAAAGGGGTGCAGCGTCTTGCCCACCAAGATGGGCATGACGAAATAAAACCAGAAGATGACCAAGATCAAGGGGATGTTGCGAAGCACATTCACATAGAGGGTGACAGGTCTGTACACCCATGGCTTTCTTGAGATCCTTCCCAGGCCCACCAGTATGCCCAGAAAGATTCCTCCCACCAAAGCGCACGCGGCAAGTTGCAGGTTGGTGAGAAAACCCGCCAATAGAAACGGAAGATTGCGCTGGACTGCCTCGAACATCCCTATCTGCTCACAAGACCTGGAATGCGAAATCTGTTCTCTATGAATCCCATGAGCTTAACCACGGCAAATCCCAGCACCAGATAAACCGCCATGGCTCCGGTGGTGGCCTCTAGCCCGTGGAAGGTCTCGTTGTCTATCTTGTAACTGACAAAGGTGGTCTCGGCCACCCCTATGGTCATGGCTACCGAAGAATTCTTGAAGATGGTGAGGAACTCGGTGGTCAGAGGAGGGATTATGACCCTCAGGGCATAAGGTATTATGACGTATCTGTACATTTGAAGATGGGTCATACCTGTGGAAAGCACGGCCTGGTACTGGCCCTGGCCGATGGAGGCGAAACCAGCTCTCACATGCTCGGCCACCCGAGAGGCTGTGTAAAGTCCCAGGCCTATGACTGCCACATAGTAATTGAGCCCCGAAATGGCATTGATCTTAAACTGGATTTCCCTACCAAATAGCATGGGGCCAGCATAGAACCAGAAAAACAACTGTACCAGAAAAGGCACGTTGCGAAACACTTCCACATAGAGGGTCCCCAAGAATCTGAGCCAAGGCCATGGAGACACCCTAATTGTACCAAGGAAGATTCCCAGTACCAGGGCTATGATCCAGGCCAAAAAACCAAGCTGCAAAGTAAGCCATATCCCCCCGAGGAGCCACTCCCCATAAGGCTGTCTCCAAAGTACACTCCAGTCAAACTTGTAAGCCAGCATTACCTTTACCCTTGTTTTTCTCCCCTGATCAGCCAAATCCTTTGACGCGCCCAGCCCGCACCATTGCCATAGTCACAGTAGTGCGGGCTGGGCAAAGCATTCCCAAAGGCTCGCTGGAGAAGCCACCCCCAAAAACCATCCAGCTCTCATTATCCAAGAGAAGGTTCAGAAGCCAAAGGATCCAACAGCCTCTACCCCCCAAAAAATCGGCCCATGATTAGGCCATGCTCATTTCTTCTTCCACCAATCTTCGCCCATGGGGTACACGATGAGCTGCAGGTAATCCTTGTACGCCTGGGACATGGGGATGGGAGTATGCCCTTTGGGGCCCATCCACTTCTCGTATATCTCGTAAAACTTGCCGGTCTTTATGGACCATAGGATGGTGTTATTCACAAAATCTCTGAAGTCAGAGTTGTTCTCCCTCATCATGTAACCGTAAGGTTCATAGGCTATTGCGAAATCCGTTGTACGCCAGTTCTCTGGCTTCTCGTCCTTGGAAGCCAAACCCATGAGAAGGCTTCTGTCAGTGGCATAGGCATCTATCTTGCCTGTCTTGAGGGCCAGGAAGCCCTGGGCATGTCCTTCCACGGTCACTATTTCCTTGGGTTTTATCTTACCTGCCTTGGCCATGTCCTCCATGGCCTTCAGGTTTGTGGTGCCCTGGGCGCCCCCCAACCTCTTGCCGTCCAGATCACTCAAGACCTTTATGGGGCTGTCTTTGGGCACCAGGAAGGCAGTTTCAGAGAAGAAGAAGATGAGGCTGAAGTCCACCACATCCTCCCTTTCCTGGGTATAGGTGGTGGAGCCCATCTCCACGTCTATGGTCCCGTTTACCAGCATGGGGATGCGGGTCTTGGTGGTGATGGTCACAGGTTCTATCTCTATCTTCTTCCCAAAACGTTTGGAGAGGTTCTCCACCAACAGTTGCGCCATGTCCACGGAGAACCCTACGTGTTTGCCCACCTTGGGGTCTATGAAGGCAAAGGGTATGGAATCCTCCCTAAACCCGATTCGTATCTTGCCGGTCTTCTCTATCTTGTCCATGGTTTCTCCGGCCCATGTCCAAGCACCCATGAAAAGGATCCAGCCCAAAATCAAGACTCCCATAGCCCATTTCCAGCGTTTCATCTCACACCTCCTAGATGGGAT
This region includes:
- a CDS encoding D-cysteine desulfhydrase; the encoded protein is MNLARFPRRRYTLGWTPIQRLERLTEALGGSTIYFKRDDMLGLLAAGGNKVRKLEFVVADALEKGADTLVTCGAVQSNHCRLTLAAARKEGLQCHLVLEERVPGSFKPQGSGNHFLYQLLGADSIRVVPGGSDMKAEMESTCMELRGKGLKPYIIPGGASNGLGALGYVACAEEILAQAFQEGLKIDRVVCASGSAGTQAGLLVGFWGNQSGIPVVGINVSRPKQVQEEIVWELAKETALLAGCRGEIPRQEVLCFGEYVGAGYSIPTKEMVEAVELVARTEGILLDPVYTGKAMAGLVDLVRKGFFSKKENVLFVHTGGSPALFAYMEAFRAAQS
- a CDS encoding amino acid racemase, with product MAEKTIGVLGGMGPEATLDFYAKLIRLTPAKTDQEHLRVIIDSNPKVPDRTSAIVHGGESPVPLLLKSAEALKRAGADFIVIPCVSAHFFLGELVSRSPLPIVSILDATVAEIKSSFAGACIVGLMATTGTIRGGLFQARLEQAGLRTLVPDDRSQEQIMYAIYSVKESQALEKRKEGKVLAREAALELARRGAQLIVAGCTELPLVLEPGELPVPLVDPLVALARAAIREAGLEPL
- a CDS encoding amino acid ABC transporter ATP-binding protein, which codes for MIEIKNLSKRYGKLQVLTDINETIQRGQTVVICGPSGSGKSTLLRCINGLEPFQQGEVIVDGISVGDPKTNLYKLRQKIGMVFQRFELYPHMNVLKNITLAPMKVKHIPRKQAEEKAMELLRRVGIPEKAHEYPANLSGGQQQRVAIARALAMEPEYMMFDEPTSALDPEMIQEVLEVMMDLAKEGMTMLVVTHEMGFAREVADEIIFMDAGRIVERGTGEEFFRNPKHQRTKEFLSQILK
- a CDS encoding amino acid ABC transporter permease, with amino-acid sequence MFEAVQRNLPFLLAGFLTNLQLAACALVGGIFLGILVGLGRISRKPWVYRPVTLYVNVLRNIPLILVIFWFYFVMPILVGKTLHPFVSAAVSFIVFEATYFGEIFRAGFQSISRDLVSAAYSTGLTYWQTARYILVPIAFRRMLPSMITQSIITFQDTSLAYVIGLQEMVRRTTIVDSMEVRSIELYSFVAVMFFAVCFVGSRISRYYEEKGRRANLL
- a CDS encoding amino acid ABC transporter permease; translated protein: MLAYKFDWSVLWRQPYGEWLLGGIWLTLQLGFLAWIIALVLGIFLGTIRVSPWPWLRFLGTLYVEVFRNVPFLVQLFFWFYAGPMLFGREIQFKINAISGLNYYVAVIGLGLYTASRVAEHVRAGFASIGQGQYQAVLSTGMTHLQMYRYVIIPYALRVIIPPLTTEFLTIFKNSSVAMTIGVAETTFVSYKIDNETFHGLEATTGAMAVYLVLGFAVVKLMGFIENRFRIPGLVSR
- a CDS encoding transporter substrate-binding domain-containing protein gives rise to the protein MKRWKWAMGVLILGWILFMGAWTWAGETMDKIEKTGKIRIGFREDSIPFAFIDPKVGKHVGFSVDMAQLLVENLSKRFGKKIEIEPVTITTKTRIPMLVNGTIDVEMGSTTYTQEREDVVDFSLIFFFSETAFLVPKDSPIKVLSDLDGKRLGGAQGTTNLKAMEDMAKAGKIKPKEIVTVEGHAQGFLALKTGKIDAYATDRSLLMGLASKDEKPENWRTTDFAIAYEPYGYMMRENNSDFRDFVNNTILWSIKTGKFYEIYEKWMGPKGHTPIPMSQAYKDYLQLIVYPMGEDWWKKK